One Rhinopithecus roxellana isolate Shanxi Qingling chromosome 7, ASM756505v1, whole genome shotgun sequence DNA segment encodes these proteins:
- the LOC104676851 gene encoding peptidyl-prolyl cis-trans isomerase D codes for MSHPSPQVKPSNPSNPRVFFDVDIGGERVGRIVLELFADIVPKTAENFRALCTGEKGIGLTTGKPLHFKGCLFHRIIKKFMIQGGDFSNQNGTGGESIYGEKFEDENFHYKHDREGLLSMANAGRNTNGSQFFITTVPTPHLDGKHVVFGQVIKGIGVTRILENVEVKGEKPAKLCIIAECGELKEGDDWGIFPKDGSGDSHPDFPEDADIDLKDVDKILLITEDLKNIGNTFFKSQNWEMAIKKYAKVLRYVDSSKAVIETADRAKLQPIALSCVLNIGACKLKMSNWQGAIDSCLEALEIDPSNTKALYRRAQGWQGLKEYDQALADLKKAQEIAPEDKAIQAELLKVKQKIKAQKDKEKAVYAKMFA; via the coding sequence ATGTCGCATCCGTCCCCCCAAGTCAAGCCCTCCAACCCCAGTAACCCTCGAGTCTTCTTTGACGTGGACATCGGAGGGGAGCGAGTTGGTCGAATTGTCCTAGAATTGTTTGCAGATATTGTACCCAAAACTGCGGAAAATTTTCGTGCACTGTGTACAGGAGAAAAAGGCATTGGACTCACGACTGGGAAACCTCTCCATTTCAAAGGATGCCTTTTTCATCGAATTATTAAGAAATTTATGATTCAGGGTGGAGACTTCTCAAATCAGAATGGGACAGGTGGAGAAAGTATTTATGGTGAAAAATTTGAAGATGAAAATTTCCATTATAAGCATGATCGGGAGGGTTTACTGAGCATGGCAAACGCAGGCCGCAACACAAATGGTTCTCAGTTTTTTATCACAACAGTTCCAACTCCTCATTTGGATGGGAAGCATGTGGTGTTTGGCCAAGTAATTAAAGGAATAGGAGTGACAAGGATAttggaaaatgtggaagtgaaagGTGAAAAACCTGCTAAATTGTGCATTATTGCAGAATGTGGAGAATTGAAGGAAGGAGATGATTGGGGAATATTCCCAAAAGATGGCTCTGGTGACAGTCATCCAGATTTCCCTGAGGATGCGGATATAGATTTAAAAGACgtagataaaattttattaataacagaagacttaaaaaatattggaaatacttttttcaaATCCCAGAACTGGGAGATGGCcattaaaaaatatgcaaaagttTTAAGATACGTGGACAGTTCAAAGGCTGTTATTGAGACAGCAGATAGAGCCAAGCTGCAACCTATAGCTTTAAGCTGTGTACTGAATATTGGTGCTTGTAAACTGAAGATGTCAAATTGGCAGGGAGCAATTGACAGTTGTTTGGAGGCTCTTGAAATAGACCCATCAAATACCAAAGCATTGTACCGCAGAGCTCAAGGATGGCAAGGATTAAAAGAATATGATCAAGCATTGGCTGATCTTAAGAAAGCACAGGAGATAGCACCAGAAGATAAAGCTATCCAGGCAGAACTGCTGAAAGTCAAACAAAAGAtaaaggcacagaaagataaagagaaggcAGTATATGCAAAAATGTTTGCTTAG